GGGTTTCATAAGCGAGCTGAAAGAGCGGTAAACTTACGAAGGTTTTGTTATGCTTGCATAACAGTTAGGCTAAAAAAATTGGGGAAGCCGGATGTCGTTCCGGCTTCCCCAACAGCAAATTAAATTCCACGAACCTACTTACGACGGCGTTGTCGTAACCGTTATCTGGCAATTGAGCCAGCGGCGGCTAGCGCCGCTCGGCCACGTGGTACAGGCTCTCGATAAGGTCTTTGTTCTTTTCGGTGATGACCTTGCGTTTCACCTTCATGGTGGGCGTCATTTCGCCGCTTTCCACGGTCCAGAGCTCGGGCAGCAGCACAATGCGCTTCACCTGCTCCCACTGCGCAAAGCTCTGGTTGTACTTCTTCACCAGACCTTCGTACAGGTCCACTATTTTCTCATTTTTAATGAGCTCCTCGTTGGGCACGTCGGCGGGCACGCCGTTGCGCTTGCACCAGCTCTTCAGGTCGGAGAAGGACGGCACGATCAGCGCCGAAGGGAATTTCTGGTCGGCGCCCACCACCATGGCCTGCTCAATGAGCGGGTCTTCCTTCAGTTTGCCCTCAATCACCTGCGGGGCAATGTACTTACCGCCCGATGTTTTGAACATCTCTTTCTTGCGGTCCGTGATTTTCAGGAACTTGCCATTGACCAGCTCCCCAATGTCGCCGGTGTGGAACCAGCCCTCCTTGTCGAAGACCTCGGCGGTGAGGTCGGGCTTGTTGTAGTAGCCCTTCATCACCGAAGCCGATTTGGTCAGAATCTCGCCATCGGCGGCAATTTTCACCTCCACGTTGTCAATCACCGGGCCCACGGTGCCAATCATATTGTTTTCGGGCTCGTAGCCGCCCACGGCAATTACCGGCGACGTTTCGGTGAGGCCGTAGCCCTCCATCACGCGGATGCCGGCCGCCCAGAATACCCGGGCCAGGCGCGGCTGCAAGGCGCCGCCACCGCTCACAATGCAGCGAAGGTTGCCGCCCAGGGCCTCCCGCCACTTGTTGAAGATGAGTTTGTTGGCCAGCGCCAGCTGGGTATTGTACAGGAAGCCCTGGTCTTTCTGGGTGTCGTACCGCAGGCCCAAGTCGAGGGCCCAGAAGAACAGCTGCTTTTTGATGCCTTCCAGCTCGTGGCCTTTGGCCACGATTTTGTCATACACTTTCTCCAGCAGGCGGGGCACGGTGGTGAAAATCTGGGGCTTCACCTCGCGCAGATTGTCGGCAATCACGTCCATGCTCTCGGCGTAGTAGATGCTCACGCCGTTAATCATGTACAGGTACGTTACCATGCGCTCGAAAATGTGGCACAGCGGCAGGAAGCTCAGGGCTTTGTCTTCTTTGTTTACCGGCACAAATCGCTGGGAGCTGCGGCAGTTGCTTAGAATGTTGTTGTGTGTGAGCATCACGCCCTTGGGGCTGCCCGTGGTGCCGCTGGTGTAGATGAGGGTGAGCAGGTCGTCGGGCTGCACGGCGGCTTTCAGAGGCTCTAGTGTGGCGGGCTGGCCTTTTTTGCCCAATTCCAGCAGCTCATCAAAATGGCGGGCGCCGTCAATTTTGTCGAAGGTGAAGATGTTCTCGGCGGGAATGTCAAGGCCCGACGTGGCTTCTTTCACTTTATCGTACAGCTTTTTATCGGCCACAAACACGGCGCGCACGCCGGCATCGGTGAAGATGTACTTGTAGTCTTCCACCGTGATGCTTGGGTACATGGGCACGCTCACGCCGCCAATTTGCGCGATGCCAAAATCGGCCAGCATCCACTCCGGACGGTTCATCGAGATAATGGCCACTTTGTCGCCGCGCTTCAGCCCAATGGCTACCAACCCCAGGCTTACGAGGTTGGCCTCGTCCTGCAGCTGCTGGGTGCTTTTGGGTATCCATTGGCCGCCAATTTTCGCGGCCAAGGCGTCGCTTTTGGGCGAATTGGCTAGTTGGTGCGGCAGGATATCGAAGGAGCGACGAACGTCCATGGGTGGGGCTGGATAAAGCGTATCAGTGAAATTCAGCTTAAATAAAGAGCTTTTTTTCGGGCCAGACTACATTCGGTTAGGCGATGAACAACCCTGCTCTTACTGCTATAAACCAATACAGATGCAAAAACGGCCCAAAAGCCAGCCAATGCGGGCTTTTCCTGCGTAATTTTGGGCGCTTGCCTTTCCGCCCCCAATGAACCTGGCCCTGTTTTTTGACCCGCTGCCGGAAACGCTAACCGCCGCGGTGCCTGCCCCCACCACCCTGGCCGCCTACGCCACCCGTTTTACCGAAACCTTCCCCGACTGGCGCAACGCCGACTTGGCCCTGATTGGGCTCGATGAGTGGCGGGGCAGCGCCGCCGGCCCACCGGCCCCCAACCGCCACGGCGCCAACGAAGTACGCCAGCGCTTCTACCAGTTGCAGAAAGGCACCGGCTCGGTACGCTTCGTGGATTTGGGCAACCTGCGCCCCGG
This region of Hymenobacter sedentarius genomic DNA includes:
- a CDS encoding AMP-dependent synthetase/ligase, with amino-acid sequence MDVRRSFDILPHQLANSPKSDALAAKIGGQWIPKSTQQLQDEANLVSLGLVAIGLKRGDKVAIISMNRPEWMLADFGIAQIGGVSVPMYPSITVEDYKYIFTDAGVRAVFVADKKLYDKVKEATSGLDIPAENIFTFDKIDGARHFDELLELGKKGQPATLEPLKAAVQPDDLLTLIYTSGTTGSPKGVMLTHNNILSNCRSSQRFVPVNKEDKALSFLPLCHIFERMVTYLYMINGVSIYYAESMDVIADNLREVKPQIFTTVPRLLEKVYDKIVAKGHELEGIKKQLFFWALDLGLRYDTQKDQGFLYNTQLALANKLIFNKWREALGGNLRCIVSGGGALQPRLARVFWAAGIRVMEGYGLTETSPVIAVGGYEPENNMIGTVGPVIDNVEVKIAADGEILTKSASVMKGYYNKPDLTAEVFDKEGWFHTGDIGELVNGKFLKITDRKKEMFKTSGGKYIAPQVIEGKLKEDPLIEQAMVVGADQKFPSALIVPSFSDLKSWCKRNGVPADVPNEELIKNEKIVDLYEGLVKKYNQSFAQWEQVKRIVLLPELWTVESGEMTPTMKVKRKVITEKNKDLIESLYHVAERR